In Drosophila santomea strain STO CAGO 1482 chromosome 2L, Prin_Dsan_1.1, whole genome shotgun sequence, a single window of DNA contains:
- the LOC120458799 gene encoding accessory gland protein Acp29AB-like: MQKLSISLLLVFFACHARVSSAATQSVCLLQNAPQQCGEFCLTVLSPMLDHIARHQDEWTSSILQANETEARLGRIEALQTAMHYRQKVLQEGFAKDIGSRLDRLESQQAALLRILTKFDRKIVPPKFELIGSRYFYIEDETRRNWTSAGSCCLQMGAQLATIRSAEELASLKAKLNKERHYWLGITDLAREGDFRSSASGKRPNFFKWRAGQPNNFSGNQHCVDLLDGLMYDNKCEGLSYFICQSDDDSLD, encoded by the coding sequence ATGCAGAAGCTCAGTATTTCGCTGCTACTTGTGTTTTTTGCCTGCCACGCGCGCGTTTCTTCAGCTGCAACGCAGTCAGTGTGCCTGCTGCAGAACGCGCCGCAACAGTGTGGCGAGTTTTGCCTCACAGTACTGAGCCCCATGCTGGATCATATTGCCAGGCACCAGGACGAGTGGACCTCTAGTATTCTGCAAGCTAACGAAACGGAGGCGAGACTGGGCAGGATCGAGGCTCTGCAGACGGCGATGCACTACAGGCAGAAGGTCCTGCAGGAGGGCTTTGCGAAGGACATTGGGTCGAGGCTGGACAGGCTGGAAAGTCAGCAGGCGGCGCTGTTGCGGATACTCACCAAGTTCGATAGGAAAATAGTTCCGCCCAAGTTCGAGCTGATCGGTTCGAGGTACTTCTACATCGAGGACGAAACGCGAAGGAACTGGACCTCGGCGGGCAGCTGCTGTCTGCAGATGGGCGCTCAACTGGCCACCATTCGCAGTGCGGAGGAGCTGGCTTCCCTCAAGGCCAAGCTCAACAAGGAGCGACACTACTGGCTGGGCATCACCGATCTGGCGAGGGAGGGGGACTTCAGGTCCTCAGCCTCAGGCAAGAGGCCCAACTTCTTCAAGTGGAGAGCGGGTCAGCCCAATAACTTCAGCGGCAATCAGCACTGCGTCGATCTGTTAGACGGACTCATGTACGACAATAAATGTGAAGGATTGAGCTACTTTATTTGCCAGTCGGACGATGATAGCTTGGACTAA